A single Klebsiella variicola DNA region contains:
- a CDS encoding enolase C-terminal domain-like protein yields MTTQSSPIITEMKVIPVAGHDSMLLNIGGAHNAWFTRNIVVLTDNAGHTGVGEAPGGEVIYQTLLAAIPQVVGQEVARLNRVVQQVHKGNQAADFDTFGKGAWTFELRVNAVAALEAALLDLLGQVLKVPVCELLGPGKQRDAVTVLGYLFYIGDRQKTDLGYLDHTPGDHEWYRLRHQQALSSEAVVRLAEAAQDRYGFKDFKLKGGVLPGEQEIDTARALKKRFPEARITVDPNGAWLLDEAIALCKGLQDVLTYAEDPCGAEQGFSGREVMAEFRRATGLPVATNMIATNWREMGHAVMLNAVDIPLADPHFWTLSGAIRVAQLCDDWGLTWGCHSNNHFDISLAMFTHVGAAAPGNPTAIDTHWIWQEGDARLTKNPLQIIHGKIAVPDAPGLGVELDWEQVRKAHEAYKALPGGARNDAGPMQYLIPGWTFDRKRPVFGRH; encoded by the coding sequence ATGACTACCCAATCCAGCCCGATTATCACAGAGATGAAGGTCATTCCGGTGGCCGGGCACGACAGCATGCTGCTGAACATCGGCGGGGCGCACAACGCCTGGTTTACCCGCAATATCGTGGTATTGACCGATAATGCCGGCCACACCGGCGTTGGCGAAGCGCCCGGCGGGGAGGTTATCTACCAGACGCTGCTGGCGGCGATCCCGCAGGTGGTGGGCCAGGAGGTCGCCCGACTCAATCGCGTAGTGCAGCAGGTGCACAAAGGCAATCAGGCGGCGGATTTCGATACCTTCGGCAAAGGGGCATGGACCTTCGAACTGAGGGTTAACGCGGTGGCGGCGCTGGAAGCGGCGCTGCTCGACCTGCTCGGCCAGGTGCTGAAGGTGCCGGTCTGCGAGCTGCTGGGGCCGGGTAAGCAGCGTGATGCCGTCACCGTGCTGGGCTACCTGTTCTATATTGGCGATCGGCAGAAAACCGACCTTGGCTATCTGGACCATACGCCGGGCGATCATGAATGGTACCGCCTGCGCCATCAGCAGGCGTTGAGCAGCGAGGCGGTAGTGCGTCTGGCGGAAGCCGCCCAGGATCGCTACGGTTTCAAAGACTTTAAGCTGAAGGGCGGCGTACTGCCCGGCGAGCAGGAGATCGACACCGCGCGGGCGCTGAAAAAGCGTTTTCCGGAGGCGCGCATCACCGTCGACCCGAACGGCGCCTGGCTGCTGGATGAGGCCATCGCGCTGTGCAAAGGGCTGCAGGATGTCCTGACCTATGCCGAAGATCCGTGCGGTGCCGAGCAAGGTTTCTCCGGCCGGGAGGTGATGGCCGAGTTCCGTCGTGCCACCGGGCTGCCGGTCGCCACCAATATGATCGCCACCAACTGGCGTGAAATGGGCCATGCGGTGATGCTCAATGCCGTCGACATCCCGCTGGCGGATCCGCATTTCTGGACGCTCTCCGGCGCGATACGGGTGGCGCAACTGTGTGACGACTGGGGGCTCACCTGGGGCTGCCATTCCAACAACCACTTTGATATTTCCCTGGCGATGTTTACCCACGTGGGCGCCGCCGCGCCGGGCAACCCCACCGCCATTGACACCCACTGGATCTGGCAGGAGGGCGACGCGCGCCTGACCAAAAATCCGCTGCAGATTATTCACGGCAAGATTGCCGTGCCAGACGCGCCGGGACTCGGCGTGGAACTTGACTGGGAGCAGGTGCGCAAAGCCCATGAGGCCTATAAAGCGCTGCCGGGCGGCGCGCGCAACGACGCAGGCCCGATGCAGTACCTGATCCCCGGCTGGACATTCGACCGCAAACGTCCCGTTTTCGGCCGCCACTAA
- the truC gene encoding tRNA pseudouridine(65) synthase TruC, whose translation MLEIIYQDDWLVAVNKPSGWLVHRSWLDRDEKVVVMQTVRDQIGQHVFTAHRLDRPTSGVLLMGLSSEAGRLLAQQFEQHQIQKRYHAIVRGWLMDEALLDYPLVEELDKIADKFAREDKDPQPAVTHYRGLATVEMPVATGRYPTTRYGLVELEPKTGRKHQLRRHLAHLRHPILGDSKHGDLRQNRSAAEHFGCHRLMLHASELSLTHPFTGEPLTLRAGFDEVWMRALSQFGWRGLLPLNERVEFADDCGQDEGNKVNPGR comes from the coding sequence ATGCTGGAGATTATCTACCAGGACGACTGGCTGGTGGCGGTCAATAAACCCTCGGGCTGGCTGGTGCATCGCAGCTGGCTCGATCGCGACGAGAAAGTGGTGGTGATGCAGACCGTGCGCGACCAGATTGGCCAGCACGTTTTTACCGCTCATCGTCTCGACCGGCCCACCTCCGGCGTCCTGCTGATGGGGCTGTCGAGCGAGGCGGGCCGCCTGCTGGCGCAGCAATTTGAACAGCATCAAATCCAGAAGCGCTACCATGCGATCGTCCGCGGCTGGCTGATGGACGAAGCGCTGCTGGATTACCCGCTGGTGGAAGAGCTGGATAAAATCGCCGATAAATTTGCTCGTGAGGACAAAGATCCGCAGCCGGCGGTGACCCACTACCGCGGCCTGGCGACGGTGGAGATGCCGGTGGCAACCGGGCGTTATCCCACCACGCGCTACGGGCTGGTGGAACTGGAGCCGAAAACCGGCCGCAAGCACCAGCTGCGCCGCCATCTTGCTCATCTGCGTCATCCGATCCTTGGCGACAGCAAGCACGGCGATCTGCGGCAAAACCGCAGCGCCGCAGAACATTTCGGCTGTCACCGCCTGATGCTGCACGCCAGCGAGCTGTCGTTGACCCATCCTTTTACCGGCGAGCCTCTGACCCTGCGCGCTGGTTTTGACGAGGTCTGGATGCGCGCCCTGTCGCAGTTTGGCTGGCGCGGGCTTCTCCCGCTAAATGAAAGGGTTGAGTTTGCCGACGACTGCGGTCAGGATGAAGGGAATAAGGTCAATCCAGGGAGATAA
- the ppnN gene encoding nucleotide 5'-monophosphate nucleosidase PpnN, with protein MITHVSPLGSMDMLSQLEVDMLKRTASSDLYQLFRNCSLAVLNSGSLTDNSKELLSRFENFDINVLRRERGVKLELINPPEEAFVDGRIIRSLQANLFAVLRDILFVYGQIHNTVRFPNLDLESSVHITNLVFSILRNARALHVGEAPNMIVCWGGHSINENEYLYARRVGTQLGLRELNICTGCGPGAMEAPMKGAAVGHAQQRYKDSRFIGMTEPSIIAAEPPNPLVNELIIMPDIEKRLEAFVRIAHGIIIFPGGVGTAEELLYLLGILMHPENKAQVLPLILTGPKESADYFRVLDEFITHTLGESARRHYRIIIDDPAEVARQMKKAMPLVKESRRETDDAYSFNWSIRISPDLQMPFDPTHENMANLKLSPDQPVEVLAADLRRAFSGIVAGNVKEVGIQAIEQYGPYKLHGDPEMMRRMDDLLQGFVAQHRMKLPGGTAYIPCYEIIA; from the coding sequence TTGATTACACATGTTAGCCCGCTTGGTTCAATGGATATGCTGTCGCAGCTGGAAGTGGATATGCTTAAGCGCACCGCCAGCAGTGACCTGTATCAACTCTTTCGCAACTGCTCGCTTGCTGTGCTTAACTCGGGGAGCCTGACCGATAACAGCAAGGAGCTGCTCTCCCGTTTTGAAAACTTCGATATTAACGTGCTGCGTCGCGAACGTGGCGTGAAGCTGGAACTGATCAACCCGCCGGAAGAAGCTTTCGTTGACGGGCGTATTATCCGTTCCCTGCAGGCCAACCTGTTCGCCGTGCTGCGCGATATCCTGTTCGTTTACGGCCAGATCCACAATACCGTTCGCTTCCCGAACCTCGATCTGGAAAGTTCGGTCCATATCACCAACCTGGTGTTTTCGATCCTGCGCAACGCCCGCGCGCTGCACGTCGGCGAAGCACCGAACATGATCGTCTGCTGGGGCGGTCACTCCATTAATGAAAACGAATATCTCTACGCCCGCCGCGTCGGTACGCAGTTGGGACTGCGCGAACTGAACATCTGCACCGGCTGCGGGCCTGGCGCAATGGAGGCCCCGATGAAAGGCGCCGCCGTCGGCCACGCGCAGCAGCGCTACAAAGACAGCCGCTTTATCGGCATGACCGAACCGTCCATCATTGCCGCAGAACCGCCGAACCCGCTGGTCAACGAACTGATCATCATGCCGGATATCGAAAAGCGTCTGGAAGCCTTCGTGCGCATCGCCCACGGGATCATTATCTTCCCGGGCGGCGTCGGCACTGCCGAAGAGCTGCTCTATCTGCTGGGTATTCTGATGCATCCGGAGAACAAAGCGCAGGTGCTGCCGCTGATCCTCACCGGACCGAAAGAGAGCGCCGACTACTTCCGCGTGCTGGACGAGTTTATCACCCATACTCTGGGCGAGTCCGCCCGTCGTCACTATCGGATCATCATCGACGATCCGGCGGAAGTGGCGCGGCAGATGAAAAAAGCGATGCCGCTGGTGAAAGAGAGCCGTCGCGAGACCGATGACGCCTACAGCTTCAACTGGTCGATTCGCATCTCACCGGACCTGCAGATGCCGTTTGATCCGACCCATGAAAACATGGCCAATCTCAAGCTCTCCCCGGACCAACCGGTGGAAGTGCTGGCCGCCGACCTGCGTCGCGCCTTCTCCGGGATTGTCGCGGGTAACGTCAAAGAGGTGGGCATCCAGGCCATTGAGCAGTACGGTCCTTACAAGCTGCATGGCGATCCGGAGATGATGCGCCGCATGGACGATCTGCTGCAGGGCTTCGTCGCCCAGCATCGTATGAAACTGCCGGGCGGCACCGCCTATATTCCTTGCTACGAAATCATCGCCTGA
- the gudD gene encoding glucarate dehydratase encodes MTTFTSTPVVTTMQVIPVAGHDSMLMNLSGAHAPYFTRNIVIIKDNAGHTGVGEIPGGEKIRQTLEDAAPLVVGKTLGEYKNVLGAVRNQFADRDAGGRGLQTFDLRTTIHVVTGIEAALLDLLGQHLGVNVASLLGDGQQRSEVEMLGYLFFVGNRHATPLAYQSQPDEQCEWYRLRHEEAMTPDAVVRLAEAAYEKYGFNDFKLKGGVLAGFEEAEAISALAKRFPNARVTLDPNGAWLLEEAIQIGKQLKGVLAYAEDPCGAEQGFSGREVMAEFRRATGLPTATNMIATDWRQMGHTLSLQSVDIPLADPHFWTMQGSVRVAQMCHEFGLTWGSHSNNHFDVSLAMFTHVAAAAPGKITAIDTHWIWQEGNQRLTKQPFEIKGGMVQVPSTPGLGVELDMDRVMQANELYKKHGLGARDDAMAMQYLIPGWTFDNKRPCMVR; translated from the coding sequence ATGACGACTTTCACTTCAACGCCCGTTGTTACGACCATGCAGGTGATCCCGGTTGCCGGCCATGACAGCATGCTGATGAACCTGAGCGGCGCGCACGCCCCGTACTTCACCCGCAATATTGTGATTATCAAAGATAACGCCGGGCATACCGGCGTCGGCGAAATCCCCGGCGGCGAAAAAATCCGCCAGACCCTGGAAGATGCCGCGCCGCTGGTGGTGGGCAAAACGCTGGGCGAGTACAAGAATGTGCTGGGCGCGGTGCGCAACCAGTTTGCCGACCGCGACGCCGGGGGCCGCGGCCTGCAGACCTTCGACCTGCGTACCACCATTCACGTGGTAACCGGGATTGAAGCGGCGCTGCTGGACCTGCTGGGCCAGCACCTTGGCGTCAATGTCGCTTCCCTGCTTGGCGATGGCCAGCAGCGCAGCGAAGTCGAAATGCTGGGCTATCTGTTCTTTGTCGGCAACCGCCACGCCACGCCGCTGGCCTATCAGAGCCAGCCGGATGAGCAGTGCGAATGGTATCGCCTGCGCCATGAAGAGGCGATGACGCCGGATGCGGTGGTCCGCCTGGCGGAAGCGGCGTATGAAAAATATGGCTTCAACGACTTTAAGCTGAAGGGCGGCGTGCTGGCCGGTTTTGAAGAAGCTGAGGCGATCAGCGCCCTGGCGAAACGCTTCCCGAATGCCCGCGTCACTCTCGACCCGAACGGCGCCTGGCTGCTGGAGGAAGCTATCCAGATTGGTAAACAGCTGAAGGGCGTGCTGGCCTATGCGGAGGATCCGTGCGGCGCCGAACAGGGCTTCTCCGGCCGCGAAGTGATGGCCGAGTTCCGCCGCGCGACGGGCCTGCCGACCGCGACCAATATGATCGCCACCGACTGGCGACAGATGGGCCATACCTTGTCCCTGCAGTCGGTGGATATCCCGCTGGCGGACCCGCACTTCTGGACCATGCAGGGGTCGGTGCGTGTGGCGCAGATGTGCCATGAGTTCGGCCTGACCTGGGGATCGCACTCCAATAACCACTTCGACGTGTCGCTGGCGATGTTCACCCATGTCGCGGCAGCGGCGCCGGGTAAAATCACCGCGATTGATACCCACTGGATTTGGCAGGAGGGCAATCAGCGTCTGACCAAACAACCTTTTGAAATCAAAGGCGGTATGGTGCAGGTACCGAGTACCCCGGGCCTGGGGGTTGAGCTGGATATGGACCGCGTGATGCAGGCAAATGAGCTATATAAGAAACATGGTCTTGGCGCCCGCGACGATGCGATGGCGATGCAGTATCTGATCCCGGGCTGGACCTTTGACAACAAGCGTCCATGCATGGTGCGCTAA
- a CDS encoding MFS transporter, whose protein sequence is MSSLSQAATAAEKRTNARYWIVVMLFIVTSFNYGDRATLSIAGSEMAKDIGLDPVGMGYVFSAFSWAYVIGQIPGGWLLDRFGSKRVYFWSIFIWSMFTLLQGFVDIFSGFGIIIALFTLRFLVGLAESPSFPGNSRIVAAWFPAQERGTAVSIFNSAQYFATVIFAPIMGWLTHEVGWSHVFFFMGGLGIVISFVWLKVIHDPNNHPGVNQKELDYIAEGGALINMDQKSSAQKVPFSVKMGQIRQLIGSRMMIGIYIGQYCINALTYFFITWFPVYLVQARGMSILKAGFVASVPAVCGFVGGVLGGVISDWLMRRTGSLNIARKTPIVLGMLLSMTMLMCNYVNVEWMVIGFMAMAFFGKGIGALGWAVMADTAPKEISGLSGGLFNMFGNISGIVTPIAIGYIVGTTGSFNGALIYVGIHALVAVLSYLVLVGDIKRIELKPVVGRSS, encoded by the coding sequence ATGAGTTCATTAAGTCAGGCGGCGACGGCGGCTGAAAAGCGCACCAACGCCCGCTACTGGATAGTGGTGATGCTGTTTATCGTCACTTCTTTTAACTATGGTGACCGGGCGACGCTGTCGATCGCCGGTTCGGAAATGGCCAAAGATATCGGCCTCGATCCTGTTGGCATGGGGTATGTGTTCTCCGCCTTCTCATGGGCGTATGTCATCGGCCAGATCCCGGGCGGCTGGCTGCTTGACCGCTTCGGTTCGAAGCGCGTCTATTTCTGGTCGATCTTCATCTGGTCGATGTTTACCCTGCTGCAGGGCTTCGTCGATATCTTCAGCGGCTTTGGCATTATCATCGCGCTGTTCACTCTGCGTTTCCTCGTCGGCCTTGCCGAGTCGCCGTCATTCCCGGGCAACAGCCGTATCGTCGCCGCCTGGTTCCCGGCGCAGGAGAGGGGGACGGCGGTATCGATTTTTAACTCCGCCCAGTACTTTGCCACCGTTATCTTCGCGCCGATCATGGGCTGGCTGACGCATGAGGTGGGTTGGTCGCACGTGTTCTTCTTTATGGGCGGCCTGGGGATTGTGATCAGCTTTGTGTGGCTGAAAGTGATCCACGATCCGAACAACCATCCGGGCGTGAACCAGAAAGAGCTGGACTATATCGCCGAAGGCGGGGCGCTGATCAACATGGATCAGAAGAGCAGCGCGCAGAAAGTGCCGTTTAGCGTCAAAATGGGACAGATCAGACAGCTGATCGGATCGCGGATGATGATCGGCATCTATATCGGTCAGTATTGCATCAACGCCTTAACCTACTTCTTTATCACCTGGTTCCCGGTTTATCTGGTGCAGGCGCGCGGCATGTCGATCCTCAAAGCCGGCTTTGTCGCCTCCGTTCCGGCGGTGTGCGGCTTTGTCGGCGGGGTGCTGGGCGGGGTGATTTCCGACTGGTTAATGCGCCGCACCGGCTCGCTGAATATCGCGCGTAAAACGCCGATCGTGCTGGGGATGCTGCTCTCCATGACCATGCTGATGTGTAACTATGTCAACGTGGAGTGGATGGTGATCGGCTTTATGGCAATGGCCTTCTTCGGCAAAGGGATCGGGGCGCTCGGCTGGGCGGTGATGGCGGATACCGCGCCGAAAGAAATTAGCGGTCTCTCCGGCGGCCTGTTCAACATGTTCGGCAATATCTCCGGTATCGTCACTCCCATCGCCATCGGCTATATCGTTGGCACCACCGGCTCGTTCAACGGCGCGCTGATCTACGTCGGCATCCATGCCCTGGTGGCGGTGCTGAGCTACCTGGTGCTGGTGGGCGATATCAAACGCATCGAACTGAAACCTGTGGTGGGGCGCTCATCATGA
- the queF gene encoding NADPH-dependent 7-cyano-7-deazaguanine reductase QueF (Catalyzes the NADPH-dependent reduction of 7-cyano-7-deazaguanine (preQ0) to 7-aminomethyl-7-deazaguanine (preQ1) in queuosine biosynthesis): protein MSSYDNHQALAGLTLGKSTDYRDTYDASLLQGVPRSLNRDPLGLHADNLPFHGADIWTLYELSWLNGKGLPQVAVGHVELPDTSVNLVESKSFKLYLNSFNQTRFASWQDVAETLTRDLSACAQGEVKVALYRLDELEGQPIAHLHGACIDDQDIEIDNYQFSTDYLQGAASGKIVEETLVSHLLKSNCLITHQPDWGSVQIQYRGAKIDREQLLRYLVSFRHHNEFHEQCVERIFNDILRFCQPESLSVYARYTRRGGLDINPWRSNGDFSPATGRLARQ, encoded by the coding sequence ATGTCTTCTTACGATAATCATCAGGCGCTGGCCGGCCTGACGCTCGGTAAATCAACCGATTACCGCGATACTTATGACGCCTCGCTGCTGCAGGGTGTCCCGCGCAGCCTTAACCGCGATCCGCTGGGCCTGCATGCCGATAACCTGCCGTTCCACGGCGCCGATATCTGGACGCTGTACGAACTCTCCTGGCTGAACGGCAAAGGCCTGCCGCAGGTGGCCGTCGGCCACGTCGAACTCCCCGACACCAGCGTCAATCTGGTGGAGTCAAAAAGCTTTAAGCTCTATCTCAACAGCTTTAACCAGACGCGTTTCGCCAGCTGGCAGGACGTTGCAGAGACGCTGACCCGCGATCTGAGCGCCTGCGCGCAGGGCGAGGTCAAGGTGGCGCTGTATCGGCTGGATGAACTGGAAGGCCAGCCGATTGCCCACCTGCACGGCGCCTGCATCGACGATCAGGATATCGAGATCGATAACTATCAGTTCAGCACCGACTATCTGCAGGGCGCCGCCAGCGGCAAAATCGTGGAAGAGACGCTGGTCAGCCATCTGCTGAAATCCAACTGCCTGATCACCCACCAGCCGGACTGGGGCTCGGTACAGATCCAGTATCGGGGGGCGAAAATCGACCGCGAGCAGCTCCTGCGCTATCTGGTCTCATTCCGCCATCATAACGAATTCCATGAGCAGTGCGTCGAGCGCATCTTTAACGATATTCTCCGTTTCTGCCAGCCGGAATCGCTTTCCGTTTACGCCCGCTATACGCGACGCGGCGGTCTGGATATCAACCCCTGGCGCAGCAACGGCGACTTTTCCCCCGCCACTGGCCGCCTCGCCCGACAATAA
- a CDS encoding YqcC family protein has protein sequence MTLHDSVRDRLRAIEALLRETEHWQATAPDSSAFASDKPFCLDTLEPLEWLQWVLIPRMHQLLESGQPLPQNFAVAPYYEMALDQAHPVRESMLAELLLLDALFAGEQA, from the coding sequence ATGACTCTTCACGATAGCGTGCGCGATCGCCTGCGCGCCATTGAAGCCCTGCTGCGCGAAACAGAGCACTGGCAGGCGACGGCGCCGGACAGCAGCGCCTTCGCCAGCGATAAGCCGTTTTGCCTGGATACCCTGGAGCCGCTGGAGTGGCTGCAGTGGGTCCTGATCCCGCGTATGCACCAGCTGCTGGAGAGCGGTCAGCCGCTGCCGCAAAATTTTGCCGTTGCGCCTTATTACGAGATGGCTCTGGATCAGGCCCACCCGGTCCGCGAATCCATGCTGGCGGAACTTCTGCTGTTAGACGCGCTGTTTGCCGGTGAGCAGGCCTGA
- a CDS encoding glycerate kinase encodes MKIVIAPDSWKESLSALEVATAIEQGFREIYPDAEYVKLPVADGGEGTVEAMVAATGGHQVPLTVTGPLGEPVEAFYGLSGDRQCAFIEMAAASGLESVPPAQRNPLLTTSWGTGELIRHALDAGVRQIIIGIGGSATNDGGAGMAQALGAKLLTADGQQIASGGGALETLARIDLSELDPRLADCRIEVACDVTNPLTGPQGASAVFGPQKGATTQMIDRLDSGLLHYARIIARDLDIDVLSLEGGGAAGGMGAALYAFCGATLRPGIEIVTDALQLATRVADADLVITGEGRIDSQTIHGKVPVGVAKVAKRFNVPVIGIAGSLTADVGVVHQHGLDAVFSVLYTICTLDEALANAAANLRMTARNVAAVLQMGDKR; translated from the coding sequence ATGAAAATAGTGATCGCACCGGATTCCTGGAAGGAGAGTCTGAGCGCGCTGGAAGTGGCCACGGCGATAGAGCAAGGCTTTCGCGAGATTTATCCTGACGCGGAGTACGTCAAGCTGCCGGTTGCCGACGGTGGTGAAGGGACGGTGGAAGCCATGGTGGCGGCGACCGGCGGGCATCAGGTTCCGCTGACGGTCACCGGGCCGCTGGGTGAACCGGTTGAGGCATTTTATGGGCTGTCCGGCGATCGCCAGTGCGCCTTTATCGAAATGGCGGCAGCCAGCGGGCTGGAGAGCGTCCCGCCGGCGCAGCGTAATCCGCTGCTGACCACTTCCTGGGGAACCGGGGAGCTGATCCGACACGCGCTGGACGCCGGCGTGCGACAGATCATTATTGGCATTGGCGGCAGTGCGACCAATGACGGCGGCGCCGGGATGGCGCAGGCGCTGGGGGCGAAACTGTTGACCGCCGACGGCCAGCAAATCGCCTCCGGGGGCGGCGCGCTGGAGACGCTGGCGCGTATCGACCTTAGCGAACTCGATCCGCGGCTGGCAGATTGCCGGATTGAGGTTGCCTGCGACGTCACCAACCCGCTAACCGGCCCGCAGGGGGCCAGCGCGGTGTTTGGCCCGCAAAAAGGGGCGACGACGCAGATGATCGACCGCCTCGACAGCGGCCTGCTGCACTATGCCCGGATAATCGCCCGTGATTTAGATATCGATGTGCTGAGCCTGGAAGGCGGTGGCGCGGCGGGCGGCATGGGGGCGGCGCTGTATGCGTTTTGTGGCGCAACGCTGCGCCCGGGCATTGAGATCGTCACCGATGCGCTGCAGCTGGCGACGCGGGTGGCGGATGCCGATTTAGTGATCACCGGCGAAGGGCGTATCGATAGCCAGACGATCCACGGCAAGGTGCCGGTGGGGGTAGCTAAGGTGGCGAAGCGTTTTAACGTTCCGGTGATTGGGATTGCCGGCAGCCTTACCGCCGATGTCGGGGTGGTGCATCAGCACGGACTGGATGCGGTATTCAGCGTGTTATATACCATCTGTACCCTGGATGAAGCGCTGGCCAATGCCGCCGCCAACCTGCGGATGACGGCGCGTAACGTCGCCGCGGTTTTGCAGATGGGCGATAAGCGGTAA
- the syd gene encoding SecY-interacting protein, whose amino-acid sequence MDHQTAEALRAFTQRYCAAWQQQRNSLPRSEELYGVPSPCVVDTQGEAVFWQPQPFSLAQNISAVERALDIVVQQPLHSYYTTQFAGDMTGRFADETLTLLQTWSEEDFQRVQENLIGHLVVQKRLKLAPTLFIATLESERDVISVCNLSGEVIKETLGTAKRITLSPSLASFLSHLEPVL is encoded by the coding sequence GTGGACCATCAGACCGCAGAAGCGCTGCGCGCTTTTACCCAACGTTACTGCGCCGCCTGGCAGCAACAGCGCAACAGCCTGCCGCGCAGTGAAGAGCTTTACGGCGTTCCGTCGCCTTGCGTCGTTGATACCCAGGGCGAGGCCGTATTCTGGCAGCCGCAGCCGTTTTCGCTGGCGCAAAATATCAGCGCGGTTGAACGCGCCCTGGATATTGTGGTACAACAACCGCTTCATTCTTATTATACCACTCAGTTTGCCGGCGACATGACCGGCCGGTTTGCCGACGAAACGCTGACGCTGCTGCAGACCTGGAGTGAAGAGGATTTCCAGCGGGTGCAGGAAAACTTAATCGGGCACCTGGTGGTACAGAAGCGCTTGAAGCTGGCGCCGACGCTGTTTATCGCCACCCTCGAGAGTGAACGGGATGTGATTTCCGTCTGTAATCTCAGCGGCGAGGTGATCAAAGAGACCCTCGGCACCGCCAAACGCATCACGCTTTCCCCCTCGCTTGCGAGTTTCCTCAGCCACCTTGAGCCGGTTCTGTAA
- a CDS encoding flavodoxin: protein MAEVGIFVGTMYGNSLLVAEEAEAILSGLGHKATVYEDPQVNDWESYTGKYVLVVTSTTGQGDLPDSIVPLYEGMKDMYQPHLRYGIIALGDSTYANFCGGGLKFDQLLQEQGAKRIGEMLKIDASEDPEPESVSNPWVEQWATLLE, encoded by the coding sequence ATGGCGGAAGTCGGAATTTTTGTCGGCACCATGTACGGCAACTCGCTGCTGGTCGCGGAAGAAGCGGAAGCGATCCTCAGCGGACTGGGGCACAAGGCAACCGTGTACGAGGATCCGCAGGTCAACGACTGGGAATCCTATACGGGTAAATATGTGCTGGTGGTCACCTCCACCACCGGGCAGGGCGATCTGCCGGACAGCATTGTTCCGCTGTATGAGGGGATGAAAGATATGTATCAGCCCCATCTGCGCTACGGCATTATCGCGCTCGGCGACAGCACCTATGCTAACTTTTGCGGCGGCGGGCTGAAGTTCGACCAGCTACTGCAGGAGCAGGGCGCGAAGCGCATCGGCGAGATGCTGAAGATTGACGCCAGCGAAGACCCGGAGCCGGAGAGCGTCTCCAATCCGTGGGTTGAGCAGTGGGCCACCCTGCTCGAATAA